From a region of the Deinococcus metallilatus genome:
- a CDS encoding glycoside hydrolase family 2 protein encodes MNEPFPATPAATPLHPRPQLTRERWDDLSGVWGFAHDDEDRRLDGRWFEREDVFDQQITVPFPPESRASGLRATGYHPVVWYRRTVRVAPEGRTGHVLLHFGAVDYRARVWVNGRLVAQHEGGHTPFTADITPALVPGETQVVVVRAEDDPADLAQPRGKQDWEETPHAIWYHRTTGIWQPVWLEYVPRTFIQTLRWTPDVERGRLGLVLRLNRDAGQGLRVRVRLSIRGQRLADDTYALEGQEVRREIELDPGRFRAERQDLLWSPRRPNLIDARISLLDEDDNVMDEVGSYAGLRSVGVRDGRFQLNGSAYYLRLVLAQNYWPESHLAAPSEEALRREVELIKALGFNGVRIHQKVEDPRFLYWCDRLGVLVWGEMANSFVFTPEAQRRLTREWLEVLERDASHPCIVTWVPINESWGVPNLEGDPAQRAFVRGLYHLTKSLDPTRPVIGNDGWELVEGDILGVHDYALDGATLRERYGSEEALEHTLRAVQPSSRNFYLAGHHRQGEPVMLTEFGGLSHAPSESERWWGYGTLPDSDTLLSRYEELLTAVLDSPVIAGFCYTQLTDTEQETNGLLREDRTPKLDPERVRAVTSRVSRAVQHDVLVEIHALADERRRAQMLAQTQGEVMAED; translated from the coding sequence ATGAACGAACCCTTCCCGGCCACGCCCGCAGCCACCCCCCTGCACCCCCGCCCGCAGCTCACGCGCGAACGCTGGGACGATCTGAGCGGGGTGTGGGGCTTTGCCCACGACGACGAGGACCGCAGGCTGGACGGGCGCTGGTTCGAGCGCGAGGATGTGTTCGACCAGCAGATCACGGTGCCGTTCCCGCCGGAGAGCCGCGCCAGCGGGCTGCGGGCGACCGGCTACCACCCGGTCGTGTGGTACCGCCGCACGGTTCGCGTGGCTCCTGAGGGCCGGACCGGGCACGTGCTGCTGCACTTCGGGGCGGTGGACTACCGCGCCCGGGTGTGGGTGAACGGGCGCCTCGTCGCCCAGCACGAGGGCGGTCACACGCCCTTCACCGCTGACATCACGCCCGCGCTGGTACCGGGTGAGACGCAGGTGGTCGTGGTGCGCGCCGAGGACGATCCTGCGGACCTGGCGCAGCCGCGCGGCAAGCAGGACTGGGAGGAGACGCCGCACGCGATCTGGTACCACCGCACGACCGGCATCTGGCAGCCGGTCTGGCTGGAATATGTGCCCCGCACCTTCATCCAGACGTTGCGCTGGACCCCGGACGTGGAACGCGGGCGGCTCGGCCTGGTCTTACGCCTGAACCGGGATGCGGGTCAGGGCCTGCGTGTGCGGGTGCGGCTTAGCATCCGGGGTCAGCGCCTGGCGGACGACACCTATGCCCTGGAGGGCCAGGAGGTCCGCCGCGAGATCGAGCTCGACCCCGGACGCTTCCGGGCCGAACGCCAGGACCTGCTGTGGAGCCCCCGGCGGCCCAACCTGATCGACGCCCGGATCAGCCTCCTTGACGAGGACGACAATGTCATGGATGAGGTGGGCAGCTACGCCGGGCTGCGCAGCGTGGGTGTGCGTGACGGGAGATTTCAGCTCAACGGCAGCGCGTACTACCTGCGCCTGGTGCTCGCGCAGAACTACTGGCCCGAAAGCCACCTTGCCGCACCCTCGGAAGAGGCCCTGAGACGCGAGGTCGAACTCATCAAGGCGCTCGGCTTCAACGGGGTGCGCATCCACCAGAAGGTGGAGGATCCACGCTTCCTGTACTGGTGTGACCGTCTGGGCGTGCTGGTCTGGGGCGAGATGGCGAACAGCTTCGTCTTCACACCGGAAGCCCAGCGCCGCCTGACCCGCGAGTGGCTGGAGGTGCTGGAACGGGACGCCAGCCACCCCTGCATCGTGACCTGGGTGCCCATCAACGAGAGCTGGGGCGTCCCCAACCTGGAAGGGGATCCGGCCCAGCGGGCCTTCGTGCGCGGCCTGTACCACCTGACCAAGTCCCTCGACCCCACCCGCCCGGTGATCGGCAACGACGGGTGGGAGCTGGTCGAGGGGGACATTCTCGGCGTGCACGACTACGCGCTGGACGGCGCCACCCTGCGTGAACGCTACGGTTCCGAAGAGGCGCTGGAACACACGCTGCGGGCGGTGCAGCCGTCGAGCCGCAACTTCTACCTCGCCGGGCACCACCGCCAGGGCGAACCGGTGATGCTGACGGAGTTCGGGGGACTGAGTCACGCGCCCAGCGAGTCGGAACGCTGGTGGGGCTACGGGACCCTGCCGGACAGCGATACGCTGCTGAGCCGCTACGAGGAACTCCTCACGGCGGTCCTCGACAGCCCCGTGATCGCGGGCTTCTGCTACACCCAGCTCACCGATACCGAGCAGGAAACCAACGGCCTGTTGCGGGAGGACCGCACGCCCAAGCTCGACCCGGAGCGTGTCCGGGCCGTCACCAGCCGTGTCTCGCGGGCCGTGCAGCACGACGTGCTGGTGGAGATCCACGCTCTGGCCGACGAACGCCGCCGCGCACAGATGCTCGCCCAGACCCAGGGGGAGGTTATGGCTGAGGACTGA
- a CDS encoding MurR/RpiR family transcriptional regulator gives MATPPAHLPPVLRRLHLLREEQGAATVRVIDQILMDPERFLSLTIAELSEAAGTSDATVVRLVQHLGFGGYQEFKLQLSRALAVSRKADLSVEAQDASVTILRKVFDSASTALDDTLEHLNLEAFSAAVQAMTLARHIELIGVGASGVVAFSGQYRGLRLGLSCRATTDPGTFLPTCSLLEPTDVLIAVSFSGTTPQVVQAARLARQAGATVVALTGLGRTPLSKAAHHTLTVSAPGDRYRPEGLATQLPQVAVLDALFTSLHVAQDPYLSERLSRAAAARRALNAEPSP, from the coding sequence ATGGCAACTCCACCTGCTCATCTCCCCCCTGTCCTGCGGCGCCTGCACCTCCTTCGTGAGGAGCAGGGCGCGGCGACCGTGCGGGTGATCGACCAGATCCTCATGGACCCGGAGCGGTTCCTGTCGCTGACCATCGCGGAACTCAGCGAGGCGGCGGGCACCAGTGACGCGACGGTGGTCCGTCTGGTGCAGCACCTGGGCTTCGGCGGGTATCAGGAGTTCAAGCTCCAGCTTTCGCGGGCGCTGGCGGTCAGCCGGAAAGCCGACCTGAGCGTGGAAGCCCAGGACGCCTCGGTCACCATCCTGCGGAAGGTCTTCGATTCGGCGAGTACGGCGCTGGACGACACGCTGGAACACCTGAACCTGGAAGCCTTCAGCGCCGCCGTGCAGGCGATGACGCTCGCGCGGCATATCGAGTTGATCGGCGTGGGGGCCAGCGGTGTGGTCGCGTTCAGTGGTCAGTACCGGGGCCTGCGGCTGGGCCTGTCCTGCCGGGCCACAACCGATCCCGGCACCTTCCTGCCGACCTGCTCGCTGCTGGAGCCGACCGACGTGTTGATCGCCGTGTCCTTCAGCGGCACGACGCCGCAGGTCGTCCAGGCCGCGCGGCTGGCCCGGCAGGCGGGGGCGACCGTCGTGGCGCTGACGGGGCTGGGGCGCACGCCCCTGAGCAAGGCGGCGCACCACACGCTGACCGTTTCCGCGCCCGGCGACCGCTACCGCCCGGAGGGTCTGGCGACGCAGCTGCCCCAGGTGGCGGTCCTCGACGCCCTGTTCACCAGCCTGCACGTCGCGCAGGACCCTTACCTGTCCGAGCGGCTTTCCCGCGCGGCCGCGGCCCGGCGCGCCCTGAACGCCGAGCCTTCCCCGTGA
- a CDS encoding ABC transporter substrate-binding protein → MRNLTVLFALTGLLAAAPAQAQTVKWDAYKGTTLRLLLNQHPWTTAMQPYFPEFEKLTGIKLAVETYPEAQFRQKVLVELSTGGQNLDAFMLSPGQEGLLYARSGWVEDMKTYIGNKNLTAGNWGFSDFFPSVVRSTEYNGIMTGVPIQTETPMLFYRKDLFAKYNIPVPKTLAQMEAAAKALNGKDGVFGIALRGKGASATSQFSPYMFSYGSTWLTRDGQANFTDPKFVQAMNLYTGLLRKYGPPAAVTMSWPEVTSLFAQGKVAMFTDASLFRSIVDDPKSSTVAGKVGYAPFPAGPAGRKPYVTTWALSISKGSKNKEAAWLFTQWATNRQNQLRVLLQDVPAVRRSVWNDPAFKKQETNPEWTQAHLSQLASANPLWNPPVSQVGEVRDALGQAIVGILQGGNTVDLLKRAEQTTNSIISKEK, encoded by the coding sequence ATGCGTAACCTGACCGTGCTGTTCGCCCTGACCGGCCTGCTGGCCGCCGCCCCCGCCCAGGCCCAGACCGTCAAGTGGGACGCCTACAAGGGCACCACCCTGCGCCTGCTGCTCAACCAGCACCCCTGGACGACCGCCATGCAGCCCTACTTTCCCGAGTTCGAGAAACTGACCGGGATCAAGCTGGCCGTGGAAACCTACCCCGAGGCGCAGTTCCGGCAGAAAGTTCTGGTGGAACTCTCGACCGGTGGGCAGAACCTCGACGCCTTCATGCTCTCGCCCGGCCAGGAAGGGCTGCTGTACGCCCGCAGCGGCTGGGTCGAGGACATGAAGACCTATATCGGCAACAAGAACCTGACCGCCGGGAACTGGGGCTTCTCGGACTTCTTCCCCTCGGTGGTGAGGTCCACCGAGTACAACGGCATCATGACCGGCGTGCCGATCCAGACGGAAACGCCCATGCTGTTCTACCGCAAGGACCTGTTCGCCAAGTACAACATTCCGGTGCCCAAGACCCTGGCCCAGATGGAAGCGGCCGCCAAGGCGCTCAACGGCAAGGACGGCGTCTTCGGCATCGCCCTGCGCGGCAAGGGGGCGTCGGCCACCAGCCAGTTCAGCCCCTACATGTTCTCCTACGGCAGCACCTGGCTCACCAGGGACGGCCAGGCCAACTTCACCGATCCCAAGTTCGTGCAGGCCATGAACCTGTACACCGGCCTGCTGCGCAAGTACGGCCCCCCGGCGGCCGTGACGATGAGCTGGCCGGAAGTCACCAGCCTCTTCGCCCAGGGCAAGGTCGCGATGTTCACCGACGCCTCGCTCTTCCGCAGCATCGTGGACGACCCCAAGAGCAGCACGGTGGCCGGGAAGGTCGGCTACGCGCCGTTCCCGGCTGGTCCGGCGGGGCGCAAGCCCTACGTGACCACCTGGGCGCTCAGCATCAGCAAGGGCAGCAAGAACAAGGAGGCCGCCTGGCTCTTCACGCAGTGGGCCACCAACCGGCAGAACCAGCTCCGGGTGCTGCTCCAGGACGTGCCCGCCGTGCGCCGCAGCGTGTGGAACGACCCGGCCTTCAAGAAGCAGGAAACCAACCCCGAATGGACCCAGGCCCACCTCAGCCAACTGGCGAGCGCCAACCCGCTGTGGAACCCGCCCGTCAGCCAGGTGGGCGAGGTGCGGGACGCGCTGGGGCAGGCCATCGTGGGCATCCTCCAGGGCGGCAACACCGTGGACTTGCTGAAGCGCGCCGAGCAGACCACCAACAGCATCATCAGCAAGGAAAAGTAA
- a CDS encoding carbohydrate ABC transporter permease, translating into MTSAPTRTRGQPRPGGSFSSWLDRNIRWVFPLPALAALFALTILPLLFNLILSTQDRSVSDALPSRSVGLGNFVQAFQDPRFWNATKLMFEFTLIAVPLQMLLGLGLALLLNRHMRAQGLVRAAVLLPMISTPVAVGLIWALMMDPNLGVLNYFLQTLGLGRSLWLADPRLVIPALALVDIWQWTPLVALILLAGLQTMPDDPFEAARIDGASSWQAFRYITWPLLQPALFAALTIRLIDALKTFDIIEVMTQGGPGNASETLNVYAYHTGFEFLRVGYTASLLTLLLVIVAVVAIGVNLLRRQA; encoded by the coding sequence ATGACCTCCGCCCCCACCCGGACGCGGGGGCAGCCACGGCCAGGAGGAAGCTTCTCCTCCTGGCTGGACCGGAACATCCGCTGGGTGTTTCCGCTGCCCGCTCTGGCCGCGCTGTTCGCGCTGACGATCCTGCCGCTGCTGTTCAACCTGATCCTGAGTACCCAGGACCGCTCGGTCAGTGACGCCCTGCCCAGCCGGTCCGTGGGTCTGGGCAACTTCGTGCAGGCGTTTCAGGACCCGCGCTTCTGGAATGCCACGAAGCTGATGTTCGAGTTCACGCTGATCGCGGTGCCCCTCCAGATGCTGCTGGGGCTGGGCCTCGCGCTGCTGCTTAACCGCCACATGCGGGCGCAGGGGCTGGTGCGCGCGGCGGTGCTGCTGCCCATGATCAGCACGCCGGTCGCCGTGGGCCTGATCTGGGCGCTGATGATGGACCCCAACCTCGGGGTGCTGAACTACTTCCTCCAGACCCTGGGCCTGGGACGCAGCCTGTGGCTGGCCGACCCCCGGCTGGTGATCCCGGCGCTGGCGCTGGTGGACATCTGGCAGTGGACGCCGCTGGTGGCCCTGATCCTGCTGGCGGGGTTGCAGACCATGCCCGACGATCCCTTCGAGGCCGCGCGCATCGACGGCGCGAGCAGTTGGCAGGCCTTCCGCTACATCACCTGGCCGCTGCTCCAGCCCGCGCTGTTCGCCGCGCTGACCATCCGCCTGATCGACGCCCTCAAGACCTTCGACATCATCGAGGTGATGACGCAGGGCGGCCCCGGCAACGCCAGCGAGACGCTGAACGTCTACGCCTATCACACCGGCTTTGAGTTCCTGCGGGTGGGCTACACCGCCTCGCTGCTCACGCTGCTGCTGGTCATCGTGGCGGTGGTCGCCATCGGCGTGAACCTGTTGCGGAGGCAGGCATGA
- a CDS encoding carbohydrate ABC transporter permease has translation MSTRATGWRNLLPNLLLLIAIVVMLFPFVWMIMMSLKTQVQNTAAVPLWFFTPTWENYRNVIERNNFLQFTKNSMIVALSATLIGMVLGLPAAYAIARFKQRGLSLWILISRIIPYITFLLPLFLVFTKLNLIGSYTALIISHLIITLPLIVWITIAFFEDIPTDLEEAALVDGSSRVGAFVRIILPLVAPGIVTAGILAMIFSWNQFLFSLILGGPNTKTVPVAVFNFLSYGSQDYGAIAAAAVLITLPIILLSLTVQKYIVKGLTAGGVKG, from the coding sequence ATGAGCACGCGCGCGACCGGCTGGCGCAACCTGCTGCCCAATCTGCTGCTGCTGATAGCCATCGTGGTCATGCTGTTCCCCTTCGTGTGGATGATCATGATGAGCCTCAAGACCCAGGTGCAGAACACGGCGGCGGTTCCGCTGTGGTTCTTCACGCCCACCTGGGAGAACTACCGCAACGTGATCGAGCGGAACAACTTCCTGCAATTCACCAAAAACAGCATGATCGTGGCCCTGAGCGCCACCCTGATCGGCATGGTGCTGGGGCTGCCCGCCGCCTACGCGATTGCGCGGTTCAAGCAGCGCGGACTGAGCCTGTGGATTCTGATCAGCCGCATCATCCCCTACATCACCTTTCTGCTGCCGCTGTTTCTGGTGTTCACCAAACTGAACCTGATCGGCAGCTACACGGCGCTGATCATCAGCCACCTGATCATCACCCTGCCCCTCATCGTGTGGATCACCATCGCCTTTTTCGAGGACATTCCGACCGATCTGGAGGAGGCGGCGCTGGTGGACGGCTCCTCGCGCGTCGGGGCCTTCGTGCGGATCATCCTGCCGCTGGTGGCGCCCGGCATCGTGACCGCCGGGATTCTGGCGATGATCTTTTCCTGGAACCAGTTCCTGTTCAGCCTGATTCTGGGGGGACCCAACACCAAGACCGTCCCGGTGGCCGTGTTCAACTTCCTGAGCTACGGCAGCCAGGATTACGGGGCAATTGCCGCCGCCGCCGTGCTGATCACGCTGCCGATCATCCTGCTGTCCCTGACGGTGCAGAAGTACATCGTCAAGGGGCTGACCGCGGGTGGCGTGAAAGGATGA
- a CDS encoding gluconokinase, whose protein sequence is MRTPPPVMLSLDLGSSGLKGSAFDTLGRSLAGLEAHSPVELRYAPGGVAEVDLPALIRGIEDILDRLHQRLGQRPVLGVALTSFVSSLVVLDAADRPIGPVLSYADTRSAGEVAAVARMVDPEQVGCPAFSAYWPAQIRWWRAAHPDLHAARYGSVPDYLLLRWTGAWLTSYSLASWTGMLNRFSLTWDAGALAAAEVTADQLPELADYDTSLTLRPEFQARWPKLAGVPFYLGIADGATATVGSGAILPGRFALTVGSTSAVRMAVTGPPPAIPPGLWSYRITRAMHLLGGALTEGGNLYGWLTSTLQLGGKGLEEELLGIVPDSHGLTFIPSLGGTRSPDYDPHARGTVHGLSYATTPAQIARAGMEGVACRLADLAWRLPLPEDAVFIASGKALLASRPWQQMLADALGRPLLLEDRPTGASARGAALLALEAQGHPLPTEPTAQRLVEPVPDHHELYRAATRRMQALGAALSGLREAWEVPA, encoded by the coding sequence ATGCGCACGCCCCCGCCGGTGATGCTGAGCCTCGACCTGGGCAGCAGCGGCCTGAAAGGTTCGGCCTTCGACACGCTGGGCCGCTCGCTGGCGGGGCTGGAGGCGCACTCGCCCGTCGAACTGCGCTACGCGCCGGGCGGCGTCGCGGAGGTGGACCTCCCGGCCCTGATCCGGGGCATCGAGGACATCCTCGACCGCCTGCACCAGCGCCTGGGGCAGCGGCCCGTGCTGGGGGTGGCATTGACCAGCTTCGTGAGCAGCCTGGTCGTCCTGGATGCCGCCGACCGGCCCATCGGCCCGGTGCTGTCCTACGCCGATACCCGCTCGGCGGGGGAGGTGGCAGCGGTGGCGCGGATGGTGGACCCCGAACAGGTCGGGTGCCCCGCCTTCAGCGCCTACTGGCCCGCGCAGATTCGCTGGTGGCGGGCGGCGCATCCCGATCTGCACGCCGCGCGCTATGGCAGCGTGCCCGATTACCTGCTGCTGCGCTGGACCGGCGCCTGGCTCACCAGCTACTCGCTGGCGTCGTGGACCGGGATGCTGAACCGCTTCAGCCTGACGTGGGATGCCGGGGCACTGGCCGCCGCCGAAGTGACCGCCGACCAGTTGCCCGAGCTGGCCGACTACGACACCTCACTGACCCTGCGCCCGGAGTTCCAGGCCCGCTGGCCGAAACTCGCGGGGGTGCCTTTTTACCTGGGCATTGCCGACGGCGCGACGGCCACCGTCGGCAGCGGGGCCATCCTGCCGGGCCGCTTCGCGCTGACGGTCGGCAGCACCAGCGCGGTCCGCATGGCCGTCACCGGCCCGCCCCCGGCGATTCCGCCCGGCCTGTGGTCGTACCGCATCACGCGCGCGATGCACCTGCTGGGCGGCGCGCTGACCGAGGGGGGCAACCTCTACGGCTGGCTGACCTCCACCCTGCAACTGGGCGGCAAGGGGCTGGAAGAGGAACTGCTGGGCATCGTGCCCGACAGCCACGGCCTGACCTTCATTCCGTCGCTGGGCGGCACCCGCAGCCCCGACTACGACCCGCATGCGCGCGGCACGGTCCACGGGCTGAGCTACGCCACCACGCCCGCGCAGATCGCCCGCGCGGGGATGGAGGGCGTGGCCTGCCGCCTGGCCGACCTGGCCTGGCGCCTCCCCCTCCCGGAAGACGCCGTGTTTATCGCCAGTGGCAAGGCGCTGCTGGCCTCGCGCCCGTGGCAGCAGATGCTGGCCGATGCCCTGGGCCGCCCGCTGCTGCTGGAAGACCGGCCCACCGGGGCGAGTGCGCGCGGCGCGGCGCTGCTGGCGCTGGAGGCGCAGGGCCATCCCCTCCCCACCGAGCCGACCGCGCAGCGGCTGGTGGAGCCGGTGCCCGACCACCACGAACTCTACCGGGCCGCCACCCGGCGGATGCAGGCTCTGGGGGCCGCGCTGAGTGGGCTGCGTGAGGCGTGGGAGGTGCCCGCATGA
- a CDS encoding bifunctional 4-hydroxy-2-oxoglutarate aldolase/2-dehydro-3-deoxy-phosphogluconate aldolase, with protein sequence MTPGLLDVLAADRLLPLFTPGQVEEAARRLSALTRAGVRAVELTHRSPQTLEAFRALRERFPEVLLGAGTVLGAADAEAFAQAGADFIVSPCRVPAVASVCRERGLPYLPGAGTVREVFEAQQDGAEVVKLFPGEVLGPAFVRALLGPLPQSRVLVTGGVEPTRQSVGEWLRAGALAVGLGSRLFRLDADELEARLTELLGFTRQEGTHV encoded by the coding sequence ATGACCCCCGGTCTGCTGGACGTGCTGGCCGCCGACCGCCTGCTGCCCCTCTTCACGCCGGGGCAGGTGGAGGAGGCCGCCAGGCGTCTGTCCGCCCTGACGCGCGCGGGGGTCCGGGCGGTGGAACTCACCCACCGCAGCCCACAGACCCTGGAGGCCTTTCGCGCGCTGCGTGAGCGTTTTCCCGAGGTGCTGCTGGGGGCCGGGACCGTGCTGGGCGCCGCCGACGCCGAGGCCTTCGCGCAGGCTGGAGCCGACTTCATCGTCAGCCCCTGCCGGGTTCCGGCCGTCGCGTCGGTCTGCCGGGAACGCGGCCTGCCGTATCTCCCCGGCGCGGGCACGGTGCGCGAGGTGTTCGAGGCCCAGCAGGACGGGGCGGAAGTCGTCAAGTTGTTCCCCGGCGAGGTGCTGGGTCCGGCGTTCGTGCGGGCGCTGCTCGGCCCGCTCCCGCAGAGCCGCGTGCTGGTCACGGGCGGCGTGGAGCCGACCCGCCAGAGCGTCGGTGAATGGCTGCGCGCAGGTGCCCTGGCGGTGGGCCTGGGGAGCCGACTGTTCAGGCTGGACGCGGACGAGCTGGAGGCCCGGCTGACGGAACTCCTCGGCTTCACCCGTCAGGAAGGAACCCATGTCTGA
- a CDS encoding sugar kinase: MSEAPVSVLTFGEALLKLVLPPAQRLETMSRLEAQCAGAELNVAAALAALGRPAAWVGALPSGPLGEWVRGHVRGLKVDDLALTREGRLGTFYLEDHHPPRPSRVVYDRGGSAFTHLTAADFDPAWLAGRAAFHVSGISLALGAGPRDLALRLMGEARAAGLTVSFDVNHRRLLLAEDAALEVYAPALRLADLIFVAGRDTPMLGGLAGLRDLAPDALIVQTRGAEGSLALMPGGQTFPQPVLAASGPGRVGRGDAFAGGFLHASLNGESAADALAFATATAALKTTTPGDQLQATEAEVWAVLEAGHAGEPVR; the protein is encoded by the coding sequence ATGTCTGAAGCCCCCGTCAGTGTCCTGACCTTCGGGGAGGCCCTGCTGAAACTGGTCCTGCCCCCGGCGCAGCGGCTGGAGACGATGAGCAGGCTGGAAGCGCAGTGCGCCGGGGCGGAACTGAACGTCGCCGCCGCGCTGGCCGCCCTGGGTCGCCCCGCCGCCTGGGTGGGCGCCCTGCCCTCCGGACCGCTGGGCGAGTGGGTGCGTGGGCATGTGCGCGGGCTGAAGGTGGACGACCTGGCCCTGACCCGTGAGGGCCGACTGGGGACCTTCTACCTGGAAGACCATCACCCGCCCCGCCCCAGCCGTGTCGTGTACGACCGGGGCGGCAGCGCCTTCACGCACCTGACCGCCGCCGACTTCGATCCCGCGTGGCTGGCAGGCCGGGCGGCATTCCACGTGAGCGGCATCAGCCTGGCGCTGGGAGCGGGGCCACGCGACCTCGCCCTTCGCCTGATGGGGGAGGCCCGGGCGGCGGGCCTCACCGTCAGTTTCGACGTGAACCACCGCCGCCTGCTGCTGGCCGAGGATGCGGCCCTGGAAGTCTACGCCCCGGCCCTGCGCCTGGCCGACCTGATCTTCGTCGCCGGGCGGGACACCCCCATGCTGGGCGGTCTGGCGGGCCTGCGCGACCTCGCGCCGGACGCGCTGATCGTCCAGACGCGCGGCGCAGAGGGCAGCCTGGCCCTGATGCCTGGCGGGCAGACCTTCCCGCAGCCGGTTCTCGCCGCCAGCGGGCCGGGGCGGGTGGGCCGGGGGGACGCCTTCGCGGGCGGCTTCCTGCACGCCTCCCTGAACGGGGAGAGCGCCGCCGACGCCCTGGCCTTTGCCACCGCCACCGCCGCCCTGAAGACCACCACGCCGGGCGACCAGTTGCAGGCGACGGAGGCCGAGGTGTGGGCCGTGCTGGAGGCGGGTCACGCGGGCGAACCTGTCCGGTGA
- a CDS encoding mannonate dehydratase, which translates to MELTMRWFGPADPVQLWQLRQVPNLSGVVTALHDFAPGEPWTRQAMQDLRQRVEVAGLRLSVIESIPVHEDIKLGNERCGERIEAWTESLRVVADAGVRTVCYNFMPVFDWTRTDLAHPRPDGSTSLIFRQAEVEQLRIGVGELSLPGWAEAYTPAELADLRAAYQGVDAAALRQNLASFLRAVVPEAARLGVKLAIHPDDPPWPVLGLPRVVSTAEDLRFILDAVPDEHNGLTFCLGSLGARPDNDLRAMVEAFAPRIHFVHARNVRRHSDRDFDEVPHVSRFGSTDLAAVIMRLEELRPDVPVRPDHGRMIWGETGRPGYGLYDRALGAMYLQGLIDAVQERRSHA; encoded by the coding sequence ATGGAATTGACCATGCGTTGGTTTGGCCCGGCAGACCCGGTGCAGCTCTGGCAATTGCGGCAGGTCCCCAATCTGTCGGGGGTCGTGACCGCCCTGCACGACTTCGCGCCGGGAGAGCCGTGGACGCGGCAGGCCATGCAGGACCTGCGGCAACGGGTCGAGGTGGCTGGCCTGCGCCTGAGCGTCATCGAGAGCATTCCGGTCCATGAGGACATCAAGCTGGGGAACGAACGGTGTGGCGAGCGCATCGAGGCATGGACCGAGAGCCTGCGGGTGGTGGCGGACGCGGGTGTCCGGACCGTCTGCTACAACTTCATGCCGGTCTTCGACTGGACCCGCACCGACCTCGCGCACCCCCGGCCGGACGGCAGCACCAGCCTGATCTTCCGGCAGGCCGAGGTGGAACAGCTCCGCATCGGGGTCGGGGAGCTGAGCCTGCCCGGCTGGGCCGAGGCGTATACGCCCGCCGAACTGGCGGACCTGCGCGCGGCGTATCAGGGCGTGGACGCGGCGGCGCTGCGCCAGAATCTCGCGTCCTTCCTGCGGGCGGTGGTGCCGGAGGCCGCCCGGCTGGGCGTGAAGCTCGCCATTCATCCCGACGACCCGCCCTGGCCGGTGCTGGGCCTTCCCCGCGTGGTCAGCACCGCCGAGGACCTGCGCTTCATTCTGGACGCGGTGCCGGACGAGCACAACGGCCTGACCTTCTGCCTGGGATCGCTGGGCGCGCGCCCGGACAACGACCTGCGGGCGATGGTCGAAGCCTTCGCGCCCCGCATCCACTTTGTCCACGCCCGCAACGTGAGGCGCCACAGCGACCGCGATTTCGACGAGGTGCCGCACGTCAGCCGTTTCGGTAGCACCGACCTCGCGGCGGTCATCATGCGCCTGGAGGAACTGCGCCCGGACGTGCCGGTTCGCCCGGACCACGGACGGATGATCTGGGGGGAGACGGGCCGCCCCGGGTACGGCCTGTACGACCGCGCGCTGGGGGCGATGTACCTGCAAGGGCTGATCGACGCCGTGCAGGAACGGAGGAGCCATGCCTGA
- a CDS encoding bifunctional 4-hydroxy-2-oxoglutarate aldolase/2-dehydro-3-deoxy-phosphogluconate aldolase, which produces MPDLLSEVRRTKILAILRGVPARHAPKLVETLRGAGTELFEVALSDDLGLPSLRAIRAAFPDLTLGAGTVVTPDLARQAQGAGATFLVTPHLVPDVNAYAREHGLGLLSGALTPTEIYTAHTQGSAAVKVFPASSLGPDYFRQLRGPYPHLPLLAVGGVDARNLKDYLQAGAVGAGVGGALTRADWTNPDWAGLRRRAAELMQSAQDGFIPGVTL; this is translated from the coding sequence ATGCCTGACCTGCTCAGCGAGGTGCGCCGCACCAAGATTCTCGCCATCCTGCGCGGCGTGCCCGCCCGGCACGCGCCGAAACTGGTCGAGACGCTGCGGGGCGCGGGCACCGAACTCTTCGAGGTCGCCCTGAGTGACGACCTGGGCTTGCCCTCGCTGCGGGCCATCCGCGCCGCCTTTCCTGACCTGACGCTGGGCGCAGGCACGGTGGTCACGCCGGACCTCGCCCGACAGGCGCAGGGGGCGGGGGCCACCTTCCTGGTCACGCCGCATCTGGTGCCAGACGTGAATGCCTATGCCCGCGAGCATGGCCTGGGCCTGCTCAGCGGCGCCCTGACCCCCACCGAGATTTACACGGCCCACACGCAGGGCAGCGCCGCCGTCAAGGTCTTTCCGGCCAGCAGCCTCGGCCCGGACTACTTCCGGCAGTTGCGCGGCCCGTACCCGCACCTCCCGCTCCTGGCAGTCGGGGGCGTGGACGCCCGGAACCTGAAGGACTACCTCCAGGCGGGGGCGGTCGGCGCGGGCGTCGGCGGGGCGCTGACCCGGGCCGACTGGACGAATCCCGACTGGGCCGGACTGCGGCGCAGGGCCGCAGAACTGATGCAGAGCGCGCAGGACGGATTCATCCCTGGAGTCACCTTATGA